A segment of the Streptomyces sp. NBC_01235 genome:
CGACGCGATCCAGGGAGCGGCCTGCGCGCACTCCGTCGCGAAGCGGCCGGGAGCGGTGAAGTAGGACGCCACCGCCACCCTCTCCCGGCCCCGCGCCGCCAGCGCGCGCAGCGCCGTGGGGACCGACGGGGTCGCCGTGGACGCGTACGCGGGGATCACCGGGACGCCCAGGCGGCGCGCCAGGAGGTGGGCGGTGCGGCGGGTGTCGACGGCCGAGTCCGGGTCACGGGAGCCCGCCGCCGCGAGGACCACCGCGCTCGCCCGGCGCTCCGTCTCCGTCATGTCCGTGCGCCAGCCGGCCTCGACCAGACGGGTGTGGAGAGTGTCCACCAGCAGGGGGTGCGGGCCCAGCGGGGCCGCCACCCGCGTGCGGACCCGCGCCTTCGCCGCCATCTCGGGGATGTCCCGCTTGACGTGGTAGCCGCGGGCCAGCAGCAGGGGGACCAGCACGGCGTCCGTCGTGTCGTGGGCGTCGAGGTCGGCGAGCGTGTCCGTCAGCAGGGGCTCGTTGAGCTCGATGTGGCCGAGGTGCACCGGCACGCCGGGGCGCTGCTCGCGGACGCGGTCCAGGAGTGTGCGGACGGTGCTCAGGGCGCGCGGGTCGCGGCTGCCGTGGGCGACGACGACCAGTGCGGGCGGGCCGGGACGCCGACGGCCGTCGAGGTGGACGAGGCTTGGCTGGCTCATGCACCGATCCTGACGGACCGAGGTTGCACCCCCGTTGCCTGACCGTCACGAGTTCTTTCCGGGCGTTCACCGCGTGCGGGGCGACGATGTGAGATGCCGCTCGAACGCGGGAGCGAACCGGATCGCCGTCCGCTGCGTCTTCCCAGGCCGAAGGGGCTGTCGACCCGGGGGGACACCGTATGAACATCCGTCGACCGCGGCTGCCGCGCACCCGTGCGGGGCGGCGCCGGCTGGCGCAGGCCGTGATGGCGGGGTGTGTGCTGGCGCTGCTGCCGGCGACCTGGCTGTACGTGTCCACGGCCGACCGGCTCGGTACGACGGCCGACGCGCCGCGCG
Coding sequences within it:
- a CDS encoding sirohydrochlorin chelatase; amino-acid sequence: MSQPSLVHLDGRRRPGPPALVVVAHGSRDPRALSTVRTLLDRVREQRPGVPVHLGHIELNEPLLTDTLADLDAHDTTDAVLVPLLLARGYHVKRDIPEMAAKARVRTRVAAPLGPHPLLVDTLHTRLVEAGWRTDMTETERRASAVVLAAAGSRDPDSAVDTRRTAHLLARRLGVPVIPAYASTATPSVPTALRALAARGRERVAVASYFTAPGRFATECAQAAPWIASAPLGTHPAIADLLLHRYDQALASGAKSNAA